The window ACGTTGGCCATAAGACTCTACCATGACGTCATCCCCTGGTTTTAATACTTGGGCTTCTTTTACTTTTTGTAAGACTTTGTTCTTTTTCAAATGGGCATCTTCGTGTGACAGATCACCTAAGTCTTTTTGCACTTGAATCAATTCGTGTTCTTTAACATGCGATGTGCCAAGATGTTGTTGCTTTTTACGAATTTCTCTAACAATTTTGTCAGATTCTTCTTTGGCTTCTTCAATAATTTGGTTAGCCGCTTGTTTAGCTTTTAACATTTCTTTTTCACGTTCTTCAAAGAAATAACCGTACGCATTTTTCAAATCCCCTAATAATTTTTCAGAGGCTTCTACTTGTTCACGAACTTCTAGGTATTCTGTTTCTGCCATGTTACGACGTAGCTCTAAATCCGCAATCATTTCATTCAGGTCTTGGCTTTCACCATCTACTAATTGTTGGGCCACATTAATAATACTATCATCTAGTCCTAATCGTCGTGAAATTTCAAAGGCATTACTACGACCTGGCACACCGATTAATAATTTGTAAGTAGGGCTTAACGAATCGACATCAAATTCCATACTTGCGTTAATCGTGCTTGGACGATTGTATCCGTAAACTTTTAATTCAGGATAATGGGTCGTTGCTACAACATACGCTCCTGAAGCCGCTACAGTATCTAGTAACGAAATAGCTAACGCTGCTCCTTCTTGAGGATCTGTTCCTGCCCCTAATTCATCAAATAAAACTAATGAATCTTGATCAATCTTGTCAATAATTGATACTATATTGGTCATATGCGAAGAAAAGGTACTTAAATTTTGTTCAATTGATTGTTCATCACCTATATCAGCAAAAATTTCTTTAAATATCCCAACCGTACTTTCTTCACCTGCAGTAATTGGTAATCCTGATTGTGCCATTAACTGTAATAGCCCTAGGGTTTTTAGCGTAATTGTTTTACCACCTGTATTGGGGCCTGTAATAACAATCGTTTTATACTCATTTCCTATTACGATATCGTTAGCAACAGCAACTTCTTTAGGAATAAACGGATGTCTTGCTTGTTTTAATTCCACATGTCTTTCATCACTGATTCTAGGAATCGTTGCTGTGACTTCTTTAGCAAACGTTGCTTTTGCATTAATAAAATCTAATTGACCAATGACATAAGCATTTTGCATTATTTCTAAGCGATATGGTTCGATTTCATTTGATAATTCTGCTAAAATACGCTCTATTTCATGACGTTCCGCAATTTGTTGTTGTCTTAAACGGTTGTTTAGTTCAACAACTTGCTTAGGCTCCACAAAAATAGTTTGTCCAGAAGCACTTTGATCATGAACAACACCTCCAAAAACGCTTCGATACTCACTCTTAACGGGAATAACATATCGATCATTACGCATTGTAATAATCGCGTCACTTAAATATTTAGCGTTTTTCCCACGAATCAACCCGTCCAATTGCTCTTTAACACTCATCTCCGAGCGACGAATTTGGTGACGAATCGTTCTTAACTCTGGTGAAGCTTCATCTGTTACGCGACCATCTTCCTCAATAGCAGCTCTAATTTTACCTGATAAACTAGGAATACTTTCTAATTTTTCGGCTAACTCATAGACACGTTTTAACGATAATTCACTGGTCGCTAATTCTTCAAAAAATCTTACTAATTCCGACGTGGTATATAGCACTTTTCCAATTTGGGCGATTTCTAAACCATTTAATAACGCACCAATTTCTAATCTTTTTAAATGAGGCCGTATATCTTGTAAATTAGGGACAGGTATGCCACCTTTCATTCGATAAATCGTCATCCCATCTTCTGTTTCATCTAATAATTTCTTCACTACTTGTGATTCCATTTTGGGTTCTAAGCTTTTTACCGCCTCTTCTCCAAAAGCAGTGGTTGTATAACGACTAATTTGTACTTTTATTTTATCAAATTCTAACACACTTAGAATTTTCTTATTCACTTCATTCACTTCCAATCTTTACTTTAGAAAAAGCTGAACGTAACCGTCCAGCTTAACATCCACTAGGCAACATGTGTCCATAGTTCGATAATTTTATTAGAAAAATAAGGAATCTTTTCAATAATTATTTTTGATAGTGGGCTTTGATCAATCATTTGTTGAATGAACCCAAGAGGGACCATCGCTAACAGATTCAATAGACAACTTAGAGTAACTAACGTCACCAACACGGCTAATATACCCCCAAGTATTTTCCCAACATGATGAAACACATCTATAAATATTAATTCATAAAAAAAGAACCCGATAAATCTCACAAGTGCCCATCCCAACAGCATGATAATAAGGAATGAGACGCCTGCATAAAAATAGTGATCCAAATTAAATAATTGCTCGCCTGAATAATACAATAATTTAGAATCTAAGCTTGGTTGTGGATAGGGAACCAATAACTCCAAGCTATCTATCAACTTGACATATTGCTTACTTGCAACTGTAAAAACCGTTAAATAACCGATGGTAAGAACTGCCTGATAAGCTAACCCACGACGAACGCCACGAAACGCAGCAAAGCCGATAATTATTAATAGAAAAAACGATAACATACTAGTCCCATTCACTTTCTTGTTGTATTTTTTCAAGATTGTGTTTATTAATTAACTCCTGAATTTCTGCTAACGATAAATCCTCGTAAGTTAAATTCTCAGACGCCACAATATCTCTTGCTTTTTTATCATAAATTTCAAAACGAGCTAGTCGTCTTTCCAACTCGTCAATCTGTTCAAGCGCTTCTTCCAAATCTTTCATACACTCTTTATTTTGAGTTAAGTTCGTCATTTCCGTTGCTAAGTTATTACATTTTTCTTGTAGATGTAATTGATCTGAAAGGACATTGATTGCTAATAATATCGCAGCTTTATCAAGCGATGTGTCTGGTGAATGTTCTAATATCTGCTTCATCTGGTAATTAGCAAGTCCAACAACCGCATCCATATGGGCTTTGGTCTCAGTTCCAACTATTGTATAATATTCACCATTAATCTCTGCTTTATAACGTGTTTTATTCATTCAGCCTAAACTCCTTTCAGTATTTCATTTAATAGACATTATCTCTTCCATCCATTATAAAATAGTTCTCTTTCATTTACAAACGCTATTCATTGGAATCAAAAGAAAGTATTTGTCTTCTAGCATTTTTTTCGTTACGATTAAAGAAAAAGAAATCGAGGAATCATATGAGCTATTCACTAAAAAATCAATCAGCTTCCCAGATGCAAGCCATTAAAGACTATTACCAAGCGTTTATTCAACCGAAAGCGCCCGCTCATGCACAATTTGTTGCCAAAGCACCAGGTGTGACGATTACTGCCTATCAATCAGGAACTGTTCTCTTCCAAGGTAATAACGCCGAGACGGAAGGTGCTCGTTGGTATAACGGCAGTGCCACTCAAAAGAACTCTTCTATTAATAAAAAAAATTCTAGCGGGTATTTACCAAAAGACTTTGCTACATGGAATGTTGTAGGCAGTGATGAAGTAGGAAATGGTAGCTATTTAGGGCCCGTTGTAGTTTGTGCGACTTATGTAAAAAAAGAACACATGCCGTTGCTTAAAGAATTAGGGGTTAAAGACTCAAAAATGTTAAAAGATAGTGATATCATTCGAATTGCCGAAGATATCAAGCATGTCATTCCATACCAAGAACTCATTGTCACACCAAGCAAATATAACGATATTCAACCGACATACAATGTTAATCGAATGAAAGTCGCATTACATAATCAAGCCATCTATCTGTTATTAAAAAAAATTGCACCTGAACAACCTCAAGGCATACTGATTGACCAATTCACTCCTGAAGGCAATTATCGCAAGTATTTAAGTCAGGAAAAAAATCAAGTTCAGGATAACCTTTACTTTACAACAAAAGGCGAACAATATCATTTATCTGTTGCCGCTGCTTCTATTATCTGTCGTGCTAGTTTTTTAAATGAATTAGCAAAAGCAAGTAAAGAACTAGGCTTTACCGTACCTTCTGGAGCTGGAAAAGCTTCTGATTTAGCAGCAGCGAAAATTTTGAAACGCGGCGGGCTACCCTTATTACGCCAATACGCAAAACTTCACTTTGCCAACACTGAAAAAGCAAAAAAATTAATTAAATAAACCAGACTTTTTTGCTTAACTAAATAACAGAAAAAAGCCTATGAAAAAAATTTTTCATAGGCTTTTTTTATTAGATCCATTGGCGTCAAATCATCTTCTTTTGTTAGTGGGGATGTGGTATTCGTTTTTGACGAACTTGATGGTGTCGTGCTTTCTTCAGGTTTAGAACTTATAGTCTCATCAGTTGTTTGCGAAGGAATGATGTCCTTAGATGACTCTTTACCATTAATTGATTCTTTAGTAGTTTCTTCCTGCTTAGCCTCTACTGGCGTTAAAAACAACTTAGCTTCGTCTTCACGTCGATTAATTAAGCCTGGTGATTTTTCATTACCTGCGTAAACATATCGTTTCATTTCAATAGCAGCTTTCTCCCACTGTTGGTGATTAATGGCTGTCAACAAGTCGGAATCTTTTAATATCTCCGCACCTAAATTAAAGTGAAAACATGCTAGTGCATCATATTGATGTTGCGTCAAAGGAACGATAATCACTTTTTCCATATAGCTCGTATGCTGTTTGATATCTTCTTTAAGCAAGGTAATGGCTTCTTTTTCAGTAATAGTCATCCCTTCAGTTACTCCTTTAGTATGTCCATAACCAATCGTCCAGACACCAATAATATCTTGATAAGCTTGTAGACGAAGACCTTCCCATTTCTTTATCAAATTAATACCGTTAGTTGATAGTTCCATTTAGATTCCCTCATTTCTAAATAAAATAACAATTTCTTTTATACCAACAAGTGTAACAAGAATTAATTGATAAAAAAAATAATTGGCTTACCTCCCCCTCTATCCAATCATCACATTTTCTTTTGGGAATTGGATAGGAATCTCTTTTTGTTGATGTTTTGATAATAAAGAAAACAACACCGTCATAATGCCAACACGACCAATAAACATCAATAAGATAATAACTATTTTTCCTACAAATGTTAAGTTAGGCGTTAAGCCCATCGTTAAACCAACCGTTCCAAAAGCCGAAAAGACCTCAAATGCAATATATTCCATCCCTCTGTCGATCGGTAAATCTTCAGTTACAGAGAGAATTATCATGGCTACGACACACGCCATTAAGGTAATGACAAATAACATTAATGCTTTTACAACGATACTTTCTTTCACACGTCGACCTGCAAATTCGGCATAGGATCGTCCTTTTAATAAGGAACTAATTTGAATTAATAAGACACCAAATGTTGTCGTCTTAAGACCCCCAGCTGTCGATCCTGACGTACCACCTATATACATCAAGACAATGGTCATTAATATTCCTGCCAATGATAATTGCGAATAATCCACTGCATAAAAACCAGCTGTTCTGGCGGTTACACTTAAGAAAAAAGCATTAAGCAGACGAGTAGCTTTATTAGGATTCGTTAATAATCCAGTGTTTGCAGTTTCAGAATAATAAAAAAAGAAAAAACCTCCTACTAACAATGTCACCGTCATGATTAAAGCAATTTTACTGTGTAAACTTAAACGACTACGTTTAAATAAACCGTGAAGATCTTTCCAAACAATAAAACCCAAACCACCAGAAATAATTAAAGCAGAAATAATCAGTATGATATAGGGATTATTTTGAAAAGGCACTAAACTATCGCCAAATAAATCAAAACCTGCATTACAAAAACTTGATACCGCATGAAACAAAGCATACCAACTACCTTTTGCAAAACCAAAGCGTGGAATAAAATCAACCGCTAATAGCAGTGTACCCAGCGTTTGAATAATTAATGCAAGTTTAAGTACGTACAAGGCTAAACTCATTACACCGGACACTTGATCTAAATTAAACGCTTCTTTAATAACAATACGAGTACTTAATTGAATACGTTTTTTTAGAAATGTAAAAAAGACAATTGGCAACATCATAAAGTTCAATCCACCAATTTCAATTAAAACTAAAATCACCGCTTGCCCATAACTATTCCAATGTTGGACTGTATTTAACGTAGTTAGCCCTGTCACGCACGTAGCTGATGTTGCAGTAAATAACGCATCAATAAAAGGCGTTGCTTGATTTGAACGAGAAAAGAATGGTAGTGTCAGCAAATTAGCCCCTACTAAAATAACTCCTACAAAACCTAACGCTAAAATACTAGCTGCTCCCAATCTTGGAAGGCTTTTTCTTCGTTTGTTTCTCCCTTTGATATTCATCGTTCACCTCTTCAGAAAAACACTGCTGTCGTTAATCAGCAGTGTTTGTTTTATTCTTTATTTTTATCAAACGGGTAATTTCTGCCCGTTCATTTTCTTCTAATTTCATTTGGATATGCTGAATCGTATCTTCTAACTGGGGAATCGTCATATATTCCAATGCATTTACCCGTCTTCTCGTTTTTTCTATTTCATCTGCCATCAATTGACACGTTTTTTCTATTTCTGTTAGTTCAGCTAATGATGGAAGAAACTTATAAAATTTTTCAATTGAAGCGTCAAGGTCAGCATTAGAATTCAGATAACCATAATCCAATGCCTCTTCATCAAACGCATCTGGATAAGAAAAATTCATGATAGGGACTGTCACACTCATAATATTTTTTTCAACAATATCAACCGTAATATCATCGGTAGGTAGTAAAAATAATTCTTCGATAAAATTTTCATTAATCGCTACATTGGCTAACATAAAACTTTCCATTGCTTGCTGCATGATGACTTCTAACTTATCCCGTAGTTGATGATTTTGTTTAATTAACAAGATGAATTGACGCATCAATTCATCTTGTTTATCTTTTAATAGCTTATGTCCTCGCGTTGCGGTTGTCAATTGCTTTTTTAAGCGTGATAACTCCATTCGAGTTGGATTGACATTCATAATCGCCATGCTTACACATCCTTTTTAGGTAAATATTCGTCTAACATATCATCTTTTATACGTTTTAACTCTGGTCGAGGTAACATAGAAAGTAGCTTCCATCCCAGATCAAGTGTTTCAGTAATTGAGCGATTCGTTTCAAATCCTTGATTAATGTATTCTTTTTCAAAACGCTCAGCAAATGTTGCATAAATTTTATCAACCTCTGATAGCGCCGCATCTCCTAAAATAACTGCCAACTCTTTAGCCTTTTTCCCTTGTGCATAGGCAGCAAACAATTGGTTCATGGTAGCCGCATGATCCTTACGAGTTTTTCCTTCTCCAGTTCCTTTATCCTTTAATCGAGAAAGTGACGGCAATACATCAATAGGTGGTTGATAGCCTTTTTTATCGAGTTCACGAGATAAAATTATTTGGCCTTCTGTAATATAACCTGTTAAATCAGGAATTGGATGTGTTTTATCATCTTCAGGCATGGATAAAATCGGTATTTGAGTAACTGATCCTTCAATCCCCTTAATTCGCCCTGCTCGCTCATAAAGTGTCGCTAAGTTAGTATACAAATAACCTGGATAACCGCGTCGACCTGGCACTTCTCTTCGTGCTGCTGAAATCTCACGCAACGCTTCACAATAATTGGTCATATCTGTCATAATAACCAATACATGCATGCCTTTTTCGTAAGCTAAATATTCAGCTGCTGTTAATGCCATACGTGGTGTTGCAATCCGTTCAATCGCTGGATCATTCGCTAAATTCATAAATACGACAGAACGATCAATCGCTCCTGTTTGGCGAAAATTCTCCATAAAAAAATCTGCTTCTTCAAACGTAATCCCTATGCCAGCAAATACTACGGCAAAATCATCTTGAGTATTTAAAACCGCTGCTTGGCGAGCAATTTGTGCTGCTAGTTCTTTGTGCGGCAATCCCGAACCAGAAAATACCGGCAATTTTTGTCCACGAACTAGTGTATTTAAATGATCGATAGAAGAAATACCAGTTTGAATAAATTCATCTGGATAATCTCGTGCCATGGGATTGATAACTTCACCGTTAATATCCATCATTTTTTCGGGTAAAATATCTGGACCATTATCTTTAGGTCGACCTAATCCATCAAAAACACGACCAATCATATCTTCTGATACAGATAGCTCTAATGAATGACCTAAAAAGCGAACAGAAGAATCTTTCATATTGATACCTGCCGTCCCTTCAAATACTTGGACTAACGCCTTATCTTCATGAATTTCTAACACTTGACCACGTCTCATCTCACCATTTTGCATGCGAATATCAATCAGTTCTTCATACTTTACGCCTTCCACGCGATCAACTGCCATCAAAGGTCCTACTACTTCGTTTATCGTACGATATTCTTTAATCATTTGTCATCCCTCCTTCGGCTACAATCTCACGCATTGTAGTATAAATTTCTGCTTTCATTTCATCTAATTTATTTATTTCTGATTCAGGTAGATACTTACTTCTAGCAAGTTTATCTCGAAGGGTGACACTTCCTTTCATAATTTCAGAGAAATAAGCATTTAATTCAATAGCTTTTTGTCCTTCACGACCAAACAATAGAATATTTCGCAGCATCTTGAATTGCTTTTCACGAGAAGTAAATGTATCGATTTCATCAAATGCATTTTGTTGTAAATAGTCTTCTCGAATCGATCGAGTAACTTGCAGTGTTAATTTATCTTTATCCGATAAAGCATCGATACCAACTAAGCGGACAATTTCATTCAACTGTGATTCTTCTTGTAATAATGCCATTGCTTCTGTCACTAAACCTGACCAATCTTCTTGTAATGATTGATCCATATATTTACCAATCATCTCTAGATAAAGCGAATAACTTTGTAGCCAATCAATTGATGGGAAATGTCGTTGTTGTGCCAATGTTGACTCTAATCCCCAGAAGACTTTTACTACACGTAACGTATTTTGGGTAACCGGTTCTGAAACATCTCCGCCAGAAGGGGATACCGCTGAGATAGCCGTTACACTTCCTTCTCGTTCATCTGAACCAAGGACACTAACACGACCAGCACGTTCGTAATATTCAGCTAAACGTGACCCTAAATAAGCTGGATATCCTTCGTCGCCAGGCATTTCTTCCAAACGCCCACTCATTTCACGTAATGCTTCAGCCCAACGAGACGTTGAATCTGCCATTATCGCTACATTGTATCCCATATCACGGAAATATTCAGCTATGGTAATGCCTGTGTAAATAGACGCTTCACGTGCAGCTACTGGCATATTGGAGGTATTAGCAATTAAAATAGTTCGTTCCATAAGTGACTCACCCGTATTTGGATCAATCAATTCTGGGAATTCATTTAAGACATCTGTCATTTCATTGCCTCGTTCACCACAGCCGACGTATACGACAATATCGACATCTGCCCATTTGGCT is drawn from Vagococcus xieshaowenii and contains these coding sequences:
- a CDS encoding endonuclease MutS2, coding for MNKKILSVLEFDKIKVQISRYTTTAFGEEAVKSLEPKMESQVVKKLLDETEDGMTIYRMKGGIPVPNLQDIRPHLKRLEIGALLNGLEIAQIGKVLYTTSELVRFFEELATSELSLKRVYELAEKLESIPSLSGKIRAAIEEDGRVTDEASPELRTIRHQIRRSEMSVKEQLDGLIRGKNAKYLSDAIITMRNDRYVIPVKSEYRSVFGGVVHDQSASGQTIFVEPKQVVELNNRLRQQQIAERHEIERILAELSNEIEPYRLEIMQNAYVIGQLDFINAKATFAKEVTATIPRISDERHVELKQARHPFIPKEVAVANDIVIGNEYKTIVITGPNTGGKTITLKTLGLLQLMAQSGLPITAGEESTVGIFKEIFADIGDEQSIEQNLSTFSSHMTNIVSIIDKIDQDSLVLFDELGAGTDPQEGAALAISLLDTVAASGAYVVATTHYPELKVYGYNRPSTINASMEFDVDSLSPTYKLLIGVPGRSNAFEISRRLGLDDSIINVAQQLVDGESQDLNEMIADLELRRNMAETEYLEVREQVEASEKLLGDLKNAYGYFFEEREKEMLKAKQAANQIIEEAKEESDKIVREIRKKQQHLGTSHVKEHELIQVQKDLGDLSHEDAHLKKNKVLQKVKEAQVLKPGDDVMVESYGQRGTLISTNGKGQWQVQLGILKMNLPESDLTKVKPEKTVQRDIVRVKNSEGGSRKRVESQLDLRGMRYDDAVHELSMYLDEALMSGYSSVIIVHGKGTGAIRNAVTDYLKAHRSVKSFGLAPQNMGGTGATVVEFK
- a CDS encoding CvpA family protein; its protein translation is MLSFFLLIIIGFAAFRGVRRGLAYQAVLTIGYLTVFTVASKQYVKLIDSLELLVPYPQPSLDSKLLYYSGEQLFNLDHYFYAGVSFLIIMLLGWALVRFIGFFFYELIFIDVFHHVGKILGGILAVLVTLVTLSCLLNLLAMVPLGFIQQMIDQSPLSKIIIEKIPYFSNKIIELWTHVA
- the zapA gene encoding cell division protein ZapA, which gives rise to MNKTRYKAEINGEYYTIVGTETKAHMDAVVGLANYQMKQILEHSPDTSLDKAAILLAINVLSDQLHLQEKCNNLATEMTNLTQNKECMKDLEEALEQIDELERRLARFEIYDKKARDIVASENLTYEDLSLAEIQELINKHNLEKIQQESEWD
- the rnhC gene encoding ribonuclease HIII — encoded protein: MSYSLKNQSASQMQAIKDYYQAFIQPKAPAHAQFVAKAPGVTITAYQSGTVLFQGNNAETEGARWYNGSATQKNSSINKKNSSGYLPKDFATWNVVGSDEVGNGSYLGPVVVCATYVKKEHMPLLKELGVKDSKMLKDSDIIRIAEDIKHVIPYQELIVTPSKYNDIQPTYNVNRMKVALHNQAIYLLLKKIAPEQPQGILIDQFTPEGNYRKYLSQEKNQVQDNLYFTTKGEQYHLSVAAASIICRASFLNELAKASKELGFTVPSGAGKASDLAAAKILKRGGLPLLRQYAKLHFANTEKAKKLIK
- a CDS encoding lysozyme; amino-acid sequence: MELSTNGINLIKKWEGLRLQAYQDIIGVWTIGYGHTKGVTEGMTITEKEAITLLKEDIKQHTSYMEKVIIVPLTQHQYDALACFHFNLGAEILKDSDLLTAINHQQWEKAAIEMKRYVYAGNEKSPGLINRREDEAKLFLTPVEAKQEETTKESINGKESSKDIIPSQTTDETISSKPEESTTPSSSSKTNTTSPLTKEDDLTPMDLIKKAYEKFFS
- a CDS encoding TrkH family potassium uptake protein; the protein is MNIKGRNKRRKSLPRLGAASILALGFVGVILVGANLLTLPFFSRSNQATPFIDALFTATSATCVTGLTTLNTVQHWNSYGQAVILVLIEIGGLNFMMLPIVFFTFLKKRIQLSTRIVIKEAFNLDQVSGVMSLALYVLKLALIIQTLGTLLLAVDFIPRFGFAKGSWYALFHAVSSFCNAGFDLFGDSLVPFQNNPYIILIISALIISGGLGFIVWKDLHGLFKRSRLSLHSKIALIMTVTLLVGGFFFFYYSETANTGLLTNPNKATRLLNAFFLSVTARTAGFYAVDYSQLSLAGILMTIVLMYIGGTSGSTAGGLKTTTFGVLLIQISSLLKGRSYAEFAGRRVKESIVVKALMLFVITLMACVVAMIILSVTEDLPIDRGMEYIAFEVFSAFGTVGLTMGLTPNLTFVGKIVIILLMFIGRVGIMTVLFSLLSKHQQKEIPIQFPKENVMIG
- a CDS encoding V-type ATP synthase subunit D; amino-acid sequence: MAIMNVNPTRMELSRLKKQLTTATRGHKLLKDKQDELMRQFILLIKQNHQLRDKLEVIMQQAMESFMLANVAINENFIEELFLLPTDDITVDIVEKNIMSVTVPIMNFSYPDAFDEEALDYGYLNSNADLDASIEKFYKFLPSLAELTEIEKTCQLMADEIEKTRRRVNALEYMTIPQLEDTIQHIQMKLEENERAEITRLIKIKNKTNTAD
- a CDS encoding V-type ATP synthase subunit B codes for the protein MIKEYRTINEVVGPLMAVDRVEGVKYEELIDIRMQNGEMRRGQVLEIHEDKALVQVFEGTAGINMKDSSVRFLGHSLELSVSEDMIGRVFDGLGRPKDNGPDILPEKMMDINGEVINPMARDYPDEFIQTGISSIDHLNTLVRGQKLPVFSGSGLPHKELAAQIARQAAVLNTQDDFAVVFAGIGITFEEADFFMENFRQTGAIDRSVVFMNLANDPAIERIATPRMALTAAEYLAYEKGMHVLVIMTDMTNYCEALREISAARREVPGRRGYPGYLYTNLATLYERAGRIKGIEGSVTQIPILSMPEDDKTHPIPDLTGYITEGQIILSRELDKKGYQPPIDVLPSLSRLKDKGTGEGKTRKDHAATMNQLFAAYAQGKKAKELAVILGDAALSEVDKIYATFAERFEKEYINQGFETNRSITETLDLGWKLLSMLPRPELKRIKDDMLDEYLPKKDV
- a CDS encoding V-type ATP synthase subunit A, whose translation is MQKGRIIKVSGPLIMAENMSHASIQDICYVGDLGVIGEIIEMRGDVASIQVYEETSGIGPGEPVEATGEALSVELAPGIMSQMFDGIQRPLDTFMEVTGSNFLGRGVKVPSLNHEKKWSFIATTSIGTYVTTGDILGNVAETKSVNHKIMVPFGVEGIIKTIKSGDYTIDEVICIIETSNGEEKTLTMLQKWPVRRGRPVKEKLNPDQPMITGQRVIDTFFPVTKGGAAAVPGPFGAGKTVVQHQIAKWADVDIVVYVGCGERGNEMTDVLNEFPELIDPNTGESLMERTILIANTSNMPVAAREASIYTGITIAEYFRDMGYNVAIMADSTSRWAEALREMSGRLEEMPGDEGYPAYLGSRLAEYYERAGRVSVLGSDEREGSVTAISAVSPSGGDVSEPVTQNTLRVVKVFWGLESTLAQQRHFPSIDWLQSYSLYLEMIGKYMDQSLQEDWSGLVTEAMALLQEESQLNEIVRLVGIDALSDKDKLTLQVTRSIREDYLQQNAFDEIDTFTSREKQFKMLRNILLFGREGQKAIELNAYFSEIMKGSVTLRDKLARSKYLPESEINKLDEMKAEIYTTMREIVAEGGMTND